The following coding sequences lie in one Sinorhizobium fredii USDA 257 genomic window:
- the iolD gene encoding 3D-(3,5/4)-trihydroxycyclohexane-1,2-dione acylhydrolase (decyclizing) gives MNMKTIRLTAAQAMVKWLSVQMTEDGERFIDGVWAIFGHGNVAGLGEALHGIGEALPTWRGQNEQTMAHAAIAYAKTLKRTRAQAVTSSIGPGATNMVTACTLAHVNRLPVLFIPGDVFANRRPDPVLQQVEDFGDATVSANDCFRPVSAYFDRIMRPEHLLTCLPRALATMTDPAICGPVTLAFCQDVQAEDYDYPVAFFEPRVWRIRRPEPDPREVADLAEVIRAAKRPVIISGGGVIYSRAEADLIAFAEAHNIPFVETQAGKGANSWDHPLNFGSPGVTGSTSANALCAEADLVMGVGTRFQDFTTGSWALFRNAARRLMSINLAGHDATKHGALPCVGDAKVTLARLSAALGEYRAPAFDAQRRLDWHATVTRVTAAPEAAGAGNLPSDAQVIGAVQRVATEKTVVMCAAGTMPGALQVLWQAAAGGYHMEYGYSCMGYEVAGAMGIKLARPDKEVICFVGDGSYMMANSELATAVMRRVPFTVVLTDNRGYGCINRLQIECGGAEFNNMYKDSNVEVQPEIDFVAHAAAMGAHAEKVGSITELEARIVAARGRTIPSVIVIDTDAVPGTGAGGHWWDVAVPQAGGPERLERARAHYNQNAANQRTFD, from the coding sequence ATGAACATGAAAACGATCCGACTGACGGCGGCGCAGGCCATGGTGAAATGGCTCTCGGTGCAAATGACCGAGGACGGCGAGCGCTTCATCGACGGCGTCTGGGCGATCTTCGGCCACGGCAACGTGGCCGGGCTCGGCGAAGCGCTGCATGGGATCGGCGAGGCGCTGCCGACCTGGCGCGGGCAGAACGAGCAGACGATGGCCCATGCGGCGATAGCCTATGCGAAAACGCTGAAGCGCACCCGAGCCCAGGCGGTCACCTCCTCCATCGGGCCCGGTGCCACGAACATGGTGACCGCCTGCACGCTTGCCCACGTAAACCGGCTGCCGGTGCTATTCATTCCCGGGGACGTGTTTGCCAACCGCCGCCCCGATCCGGTGCTGCAACAGGTGGAGGATTTCGGCGACGCAACGGTCAGCGCCAATGACTGCTTCCGCCCGGTCTCGGCCTATTTCGACCGAATCATGCGGCCCGAGCATCTCCTGACCTGTTTGCCGCGGGCGCTCGCGACGATGACCGATCCGGCTATCTGCGGCCCGGTCACGCTCGCCTTCTGCCAGGATGTGCAGGCCGAGGACTATGATTACCCAGTGGCGTTCTTCGAGCCGAGGGTCTGGCGCATCCGCCGCCCAGAGCCCGATCCGCGCGAGGTCGCGGATCTTGCCGAAGTGATCCGGGCGGCGAAGCGCCCGGTGATCATCTCGGGTGGCGGGGTGATCTATTCCCGGGCGGAGGCGGACCTCATCGCCTTTGCCGAGGCGCACAACATTCCTTTCGTCGAGACGCAGGCGGGAAAGGGAGCGAACAGTTGGGACCATCCGCTGAACTTCGGCTCACCCGGGGTGACGGGCTCGACCTCGGCCAATGCGCTCTGCGCCGAGGCGGATCTGGTGATGGGCGTCGGGACGCGCTTCCAGGATTTTACCACTGGCAGCTGGGCGCTGTTTCGCAACGCCGCCCGCCGGCTCATGTCGATCAATCTTGCCGGGCATGATGCGACGAAGCACGGGGCTCTGCCCTGTGTCGGCGATGCCAAAGTCACGCTGGCGCGGCTGAGCGCGGCGCTTGGTGAATATCGCGCGCCCGCTTTCGACGCCCAGAGGCGCCTGGATTGGCATGCGACGGTCACACGCGTGACGGCGGCGCCGGAGGCAGCCGGGGCGGGCAATCTGCCGTCGGACGCGCAGGTGATCGGCGCGGTGCAGCGGGTGGCAACCGAAAAGACCGTGGTCATGTGCGCGGCCGGCACGATGCCCGGCGCGCTGCAGGTGCTCTGGCAAGCGGCCGCCGGCGGCTACCACATGGAATACGGCTATTCCTGCATGGGTTACGAGGTAGCAGGGGCCATGGGCATCAAGCTCGCCCGCCCGGACAAGGAGGTGATCTGCTTTGTCGGTGACGGCTCCTACATGATGGCGAATTCGGAGCTTGCCACCGCCGTGATGCGCCGCGTGCCATTCACCGTAGTGCTCACCGACAATCGCGGCTACGGTTGCATCAACCGGCTGCAGATCGAATGCGGCGGGGCGGAGTTCAACAACATGTACAAGGATTCCAATGTCGAGGTGCAGCCCGAGATAGACTTCGTCGCTCATGCCGCGGCAATGGGAGCGCATGCCGAGAAGGTGGGCTCGATCACGGAGCTCGAAGCACGGATCGTAGCGGCGCGTGGACGGACTATCCCGAGCGTGATCGTCATTGACACGGACGCTGTACCCGGCACCGGTGCGGGGGGGCACTGGTGGGACGTCGCCGTCCCGCAAGCCGGCGGTCCGGAGCGGCTTGAACGCGCCCGGGCGCACTACAATCAGAACGCTGCCAATCAGCGGACGTTCGATTGA
- the iolB gene encoding 5-deoxy-glucuronate isomerase — MVDLLRKPFGNHGKVHEISPQSAGWRYVGFSLYRLRAGEQAAEVTGDREVILVMVEGKAAFTVAGQDWGVLGERMDVFEKIPPHGLYVPNGSDWRAVAETGCTIAVCSAPGTGGHPARRIGPDGITLTERGKWTNTRYINNIAMEAEDYCDSVLVTEVFTPAGHWSSYPSHRHDEDDFPRITYLEETYYHRLNPASGFGIQRVYTDDGLLDETMAVKNHDVVLVPRGHHPCGAPYGFEMYYLNVMAGPVRKWRFIAAPEVEWIMERDAK, encoded by the coding sequence ATGGTCGATCTGCTGCGCAAACCCTTCGGCAACCACGGCAAAGTCCACGAAATTTCGCCGCAATCGGCAGGTTGGCGCTATGTGGGCTTCTCGCTCTATCGCCTGCGCGCCGGCGAGCAAGCGGCCGAGGTCACGGGCGACAGGGAGGTGATCCTCGTGATGGTCGAGGGGAAGGCGGCCTTCACCGTAGCGGGTCAGGACTGGGGTGTGCTTGGCGAGCGGATGGATGTCTTCGAGAAGATCCCGCCGCATGGCCTGTACGTGCCGAACGGCTCGGACTGGCGGGCGGTCGCGGAAACCGGGTGTACAATTGCGGTGTGCTCGGCTCCGGGCACCGGCGGCCATCCGGCGCGGCGGATCGGGCCGGACGGAATTACGCTCACCGAGCGCGGAAAATGGACGAATACGCGTTATATCAACAACATAGCCATGGAGGCGGAGGACTATTGCGATAGCGTTCTGGTCACCGAGGTCTTCACCCCCGCGGGCCACTGGTCGTCCTATCCGAGCCACCGCCATGACGAAGACGACTTCCCGCGCATCACTTATCTCGAGGAGACCTATTACCACCGGCTCAATCCCGCCTCCGGCTTTGGGATCCAACGGGTCTACACCGATGACGGGCTACTTGACGAAACCATGGCAGTGAAGAACCACGACGTGGTGCTGGTGCCGCGCGGCCACCACCCCTGCGGTGCGCCCTACGGCTTCGAGATGTATTACCTCAATGTCATGGCTGGCCCGGTACGCAAATGGCGCTTCATTGCAGCCCCCGAGGTTGAATGGATCATGGAACGAGACGCGAAATGA